In Streptomyces sp. NBC_01381, the sequence GCGGCTGCTGCTTGCCCTTGGTCTGAGGGCGCTTCTTGGCCATCTTGGGTGTCTCCCGGATGCGGCTCTCTTGCGTGGCTCTTCGTACGTCTTGGGCGTACGGGCGCGAGCCTAGCCGCTCGCCCAGGGGGCGTCGGGAACACACCGGAACGGCTGTCGGGCGAGGGACCGTCAGTCGAGATCGTCGAACGGGTCCGCGTACGCGAGGTCGGGTATCGCGGCGGCCGACGGGGCCGCGACGCGCGTAGCGAAATCCTCATGGCGGTGCCCGGCATGTACGACGACCCACACCGTGACCTCGCCATGGGTGTCGTCGCGCACACCCCAGGCATCCGCGAGAGCCGTGATGATGTTGAGCCCGCGGCCGCCGTGCGCGGTGACCGAGGGTGTGGCCGGAACGGGGCGGGTCGGTCCTCCGCCGTCCGTCACCTCGACCGTCAGCCGGCCCGCCGCGTCCACGCGCCAGGCGGCCCGGACATCACCGTCGCCGACCAGTCCCTGGCCCAGCGGCCTGCCATGCCGGCAGGCATTGCTGAGCAGTTCCGAAAGGATCAGTACTGCGTCGTCGACGACCGAATCCGACACCCCGCTCCTGCGCAATTGCTCGCGCATCCGGTGTCTCGCTTCCCCCACGCCCGCCGGGCCATGGGGTACGGCCATGCTCGACGACGCGGGCACCTCCCGTGCCACCACCAACGCCACCCCCGAGACCTCCTTCGCCCCACGCCACGGTGTGAATGCCCCAATGGACTGGACCGGAAACCGGCCAATCCCTGTGCGGTGACGCACTCGTAACGATCGAATACGGACCGAACGCGCCGGTGCACACCCTGTAACCGAAGGGGCTCCCGTTAGTCGCGGCCCAGTTGAGACAGGACTTGCTTGGGGCGGTTGGTGATGATCGCGTCGACGCCGAGTTCTGCGCAGAGCTCGACGTCCTCGGGTTCGTTCACGGTCCAGACGTGGACCTGGTGGCCGGCGCGCTTGAGTTTGGCCACGTAGGAGGGGTGGTTGCGCACGATCCGCATGCCGGGGCCCGCGATCCGTACGCCCTCGGGCAGGCGGCCGTCGCGGTGGCGCGGCGAGACGAACTGCATCAGGTAGACCGTGGGCAGGGTGGGGGACGCGGCCCGCACCCGGTGCAGGGAGCGCGCGGAGAAGCTCATGATGCGCACCGGGGACGGGCCTTCGGTGGGTGGGGAATCCAGACCGAAGCGCTTCAGTAGAAGCAGCAGCCTTTCCTCGACCTGGCCCGCCCAGCGCGTGGGGTGCTTCGTCTCGATGGCCAGCTGGACGTTGCGCCCCGAGGCGTTGCTGTCGGCCACCAGCTCAAGGAGCCGCTCCAGGGTGAGGACGGAGGTGTCCTCCCAGTCGGGGCCTTCGTCGGCCTCGGCGTGGTTTCTCTTCCAGGAGCCGAAGTCCAGCGTGGCGAGATCGGCGAGCTCCAGGGCGGAGACGGCTCCTCGGCCGTTCGACGTACGGTTGACGCGTCGGTCGTGGACGCAGACGAGATGGCCGTCCGCGGTCAGGCGTACATCGCATTCGAGGGCGTCGGCACCGTCCTCGACCGCTTTCTTGTACGCGGCCAGCGTGTGCTCGGGAGCGTCTTCGGATGCTCCGCGGTGGGCGACGACCTGGATCTGTTGCTGTCGTGCGAGGGTCACCGCGTCATCGTGCCATCACGGGGTACGCACAGGCTCGCCCGAGGTCGGGTGTACACGGTGCACACAGCGCCGGATCCACAGGATCGGCTTATGGTGCCCTGACAGCCCATGGGAAAAGCTGACTGCAGACAGAATCACAGTTGGCCACAGCCAGGCCGTGACCGAGAACGACAGCGTGGACCGAGGAGAGAGCTGTGAGCACCGAGAACGAGGGCAACGAGGTACCCAAGGCCCCGTCCGCACCTCCCGTGCCGGTGGACACTCCCGCTGCTTCCGCCGATCCCGCGCCCCCCGCAGGACCGGCGCCGCACGCGTCGGGCGCCGCGGCCGGGGCCTGGCCGCCGCCCCCGCCCCCGCCCGCCGTTCCTTCGTACGCGCAGGGCGGAGGAGCGGGCTCCACGTGGGGCGCCTCGTACGCGGCGCAGCACCCCGAAGGGCCGAAGCCCGCGGGCCGGCGCGGTGGCCTGATCGCAGCGGTGCTCGTGGCCGCGCTGGTCGCGGGTGGAATCGGCGGCGGCATCGGCTTCTGGGCGGCTGATCGCAACGACGACGACGCCACGGACTCGACCACGGTCTCCGCATCGGACACCCCGGCCGACCTCAAGCGCGAGCCCGGCTCGGTCGCCGGCATCGCCAACAAGGCGCTCCCCAGCGTCGTCACCATAGACGCCCAGGGGGGCAACGGCGAGGGCGGTACGGGCACCGGCTTCGTCTACGACAAGCAGGGCCACATCCTCACCAACAACCACGTGGTGGCCTCCGCCGCCGACGGCGGAAAGCTCGCGGCGACGTTCTCGAACGGCAAGAAGTACGACGCCGAGGTGGTCGGCCGTGCCGAGGGCTACGACGTGGCGGTCATCAAGCTCAAGAGCAAGCCCGCGGACCTGAAGCCGCTGGCCCTCGGCAACTCGGACCGGGTGGCCGTCGGCGACTCGACGATCGCCATCGGTGCCCCCTTCGGCCTCTCGAACACGGTCACGACCGGCATCGTCAGCGCCAAGGACCGCCCGGTGACCTCCAGCGACGGTGCCAGCAGCAAGAGTTCGTACATGAGCGCCCTGCAGACCGACGCCTCCATCAACCCGGGCAACTCCGGAGGCCCGCTGCTCGACTCGCGGGGCGCGGTCATCGGCATCAATTCCGCGATCAAGCCCGCGGAGAGCGGCGGCGGCCTCGGCGGCAGCGGCCAGTCCGGTTCCATCGGCCTGGGCTTCGCGATCCCGGTCAACCAGGCCAAGTACGTCGCCGAGCAGCTGATCAAGAACGGCCAGGCGGTCTACCCGGTCATCGGCGCCTCGGTCTCGCTGGGCGAGGACACGGGCGGTGCCACGATCTCCCAGGAGGGCGCGAGCGGTTCGCAGGCGGTCACCCCGAACGGCCCGGCGGACCAGGCGGGCCTCAAGCCCGGCGACGTCATCACGAAGCTTGACGACACGGTGATCGACAGCGGTCCGACCCTGATCGGCCAGATCTGGACCCACAAGCCGGGCGACAAGGTCAAGATCACGTTCGAACGCGACGGCAAGGAGCGCACGGTCGACGTGGTCCTGGGCCAGCGCAAGGGCGAGAGCTGACCCGCTACTCTTGACCCCGCACCGCCCTGACCGGCGGTGCGGGGTGGGTTGCCCGAGCGGCCTAAGGGAACGGTCTTGAAAACCGTCGTGGCGCGAGTCACCGTGGGTTCAAATCCCACACCCACCGCTTGAGGGGCCTGTTGGGCCTGGTGAGAAGGGGCGTCCGGAAGTCTCCGGGCGCCCCTTCTTCGTGCCGTCTCGCGCCGGTTCATCGCGCCGGTTCCCCATGCCGTCCTCGCGCCGGGGGTGGGGCTGGCGACACCCCCAAGAGGCCGGGGCGCCGTATGTCGGCGGGCGCGCGGATTCGCGAACGTGGAGGACATCAGCACGGCACGTCCCCACCCTCATCGCCGCGAAGATTCGAGGCCCCGCCATGAGCACAAGCACCCTGCCGTACGCAGCCGCTCCCTCTGCTCCGTCCGCTCCGTTCGCCGCGGGTCCTGCGCGGTCCCCCGGCTTCTGGCGGGCGCCGTTCGCCGCCGCGACCTACCGGGAGATCGGCTACACCGTCGCCTCGCTGCCCATCGCCGTCGTCGGTTTCACCTTCGCCGTGACGATGTTCTCGCTCGGCATGGGGCTGTTCGTCACCGTGCTCGGACTGCCGGTGCTTGCCGCCGCGTTGGCGGGCGCGCGGGGGCTCGGTGCCGCCGAGCGGGGGCGGGCGCGGGCCGGCCTCGGGCTCGACGTCGCCGGGCCCGCCCCGGTGCGGACCTCGCCGGGAGAGGGGGCGTGGGCCGGGAGGCGCGCCCGGCTCGCGGACGCCGCGGGCTGGCGGGCGCTGCTCTTCCAGGTCGTGATGTTCCCCGCGCGCGTGACGTCCTTCGTGCTCACCGTGACCTTCCTGGTCACCGGCTGGGTGGTCGCGCTCCTGCCGGCGTACTCCTGGGTGTTCCCGCACTACCTCGACTGGCCGGGCTACCGGGTGTTCGACTACACATCGGGCGGCGAGCACCACGCGTACTACCTGGAGTCGCCGTTGCAGATCGCCGGTGCCTCCTTGCTCGGCCTCGCCATCGTCTTCCTCACCCCGAAGCTGGTCCGCGCCCTGACGAACATCGACCGCGCGGCGGTGCGTTCGCTGCTCGGGTAGCGGCCCCCTAAGCGTGCCCGGTGAGGCGGGCTGCCGACGCGATCGTCGAGCGGGCCTCGTGTTCCGTCAGGCCGACCCGGATTGCGGCATCGGTGAGTTCGCCCGACAGGGTCTCGCCGATGCCGTTCTCGTACGCGCGGCAAGCGGCCCAGAAGAGACGGGTGTTGCGCTGGCCCTCGTGCGCGGCGAGCACGAACTGGACGAGCCCCTGGCCGTGCTGGACCGGCGGCTTCGAAGGCCCCGTGTGTGCGCGGGCCGGCGGCATGAGCAGCCGCAGGAGCGCGGGCGGGCAGGCGCCGGGCGGGAGTTGAGCGGTGCCCGGCACGGTGCTGTAGACGCCGTGTTCGGTGCGCGAGCCGGGGCCGACGAGATAGCCGCCGGCGCCCCGGATGTCGATGCCGGGGGCGAGGCGGCCCGCGGAGTTGGGGATGACGGCGTCGGGCGGGCCCGAAAGCCAGATGTGGCGGCCGCCGCTCGGGGTCACCACGACGACCGTGGCCGGGATGGTGAACAGGTGGCGCAGCGCCAGTTCCCGCAGGGCGGCCGAGGCGTCCGTACCGGACTTGGTGTCCAGGTCGATGCCGATCAGATGGTGTGGGGGAAGCCCGCAGGCGATGCCGTATCCGCTGGCCCAAGGGGCGGCGGCGAAGAGCTCGCGGATACGGCGCGGGTCGGTCGACGCGTCGTACACGCCGTGTCCGGGGCGGCCGCATTCGCCGTGGCAGGGCGTCGGTTCGGGCTGGTCGTGGTGGGGGGAGCGCAAGGCAGGCAGCTTGGTGCGGGAGAGCGGGATGACGGCGAGGCCGCGCTCTGCGGCGGACAGGGCGTGGGCGAGTGCGAGCGCTGTGGCATGGCGGTCGATGGTGGCCATGCCGCCATTTTCGTACAAGTGTTCGAAGAAGGGAAGAGGGGGAGGCCTCGACACGCGCCGGAAGCGCGGATGGGAGCCCTCTTCTTCGGGGGACGCCGGAACGCTTCAGCGCTTGCGGCGCCTGGGTTTGGGCGGGTTGCACGGGGCTGAGCTGGGGCTTTGGCGGCGCGAAGCGTGTTTATCGACTTGTACTCACGCTTGCGGGGGAATCGGGGCTTCCGGGGTGGTTCGCCGGGGATTCGGTGGGCAACTCTGGACTCGCGACGTCGTGCAGAACCCGAGGTGGTCGGCCAACTGCCTTGGAACAAGCCGTACTTCCGGTGCTCCCGGCACATTGCCGGTGCGTACCTCCCGTTCTGGAGGAATTGACATGGCAAGCATCCGTACCGCCCGCGTCATCGCCGCCGCCGCGGCCCTGCCCTTGGCCGCCGCGCTCTTCTCCGGTGTCGCGATGGCTGACAACGGCTCTTTCGCGGACGACGGATCGAACGCGGGCGTGGCCACCGTCAACGGCAGTGGCGTCGGCGACGACAACAGCGGCAACTCGAACACGACGCAGCAGCAGGCGGTCGGCAACGGCGCATCGAACCAGAACAACAACGCTCAGGTGAACGGCTCCGGGTTCACGGCGATCGACCAGTCGAACGAGAACGTCGCGTTCAACTTCACCAACCTCTGGTGAGGTAACGGCCGTCTGGGGTTGCTCCTTGGGTCGGCTCGATGGGGTGTGTGACGGTCTGCGCGGCGGTGCGATGCACCGCCGCGCAGGCGTGTTCGGCCCCGCGTTGCCGCCGGGGGCCCGCCCTTCGTATCCGGGGTGATCTCTTGACACTCGCACGGTTTCTGACGGACAGTCAGAAACCCTTGTCGGTGCGACGCCCGTACGCGAAGGAGAGGCCGCCGCCGTGCACCTCGCCCCCACCGAACGCCAGCAGCAGCTGCGCTCCGAACTGCGCGCGTACTTCCGCGATCTGATGCCGGGAGGACCGCCCGAAGGCGACGACCTGGAGGGGCAGCGCCGCCTGCTGCGGCGCATCGGGGCCGACGGAATGCTCGGCCTCGGCTGGCCCGTCGAGTACGGCGGGCAGGGGCGGGGCGCCGACGAGCAGTTCGTCTTCTTCGACGAGGCCTATCGCGCGGGCGCGCCGGTGTCGATGGTCACGCTGAACACCGTCGGCCCGACGCTCATGAAGTACGGCACACAGGAGCAGAAGGCCTCCTTCCTGCCGCGCATCCTCAGCGGCGATCTCGTCTTCGCGATCGGCTACAGCGAGCCGTCGGCGGGGACGGACCTCGCCTCGCTGCGTACGCGGGCGGTGCGCGTCAGCGAAGGATCCGACGAGGCGTGGCTCATCGACGGGCAGAAGATCTTCACGTCGAACGCGCAGAACGCCGACTGGATCTGGCTCGCCTGCCGCACCGACCCGCAGGCGCCCAAGCACCAGGGCATCTCGATCATCCTCGTGCCGACGGCGGCGCCCGGTTTCTCGTGGACGCCGATAGAGACCGTGGGCGGGCTGACCACGACGGCGACGTACTACGACGGGATACGCGTGCCCGCCACGAACCTCGTCGGCGAGGAGAACGGCGGCTGGGGGCTCATCACCAACCAGCTGAACCACGAGCGGGTGGCACTCGCCGCGATCGGCATGCAGGCCGAGGACTTCTACGCGGCGGCCCTCGCCTTCGCGCGTACACCCGATCCGGTGACGGGTGAGCGTCGGATTGACGCTCCGTGGGTCCGTTCCAGACTGGCCGAAGCGCGGGCGCGGCTCGCGGCTACGCGCCTGGTCAACTGGCGTTTGGTGGGCGAAGTGGGGGCGGGCCGGCTGGCGCCCGGAGACGCGAGCGGCGTGAAATTCATGGGAACCGAATCGGCCGTGGAGGTGTACCGAATATGTCAGGAAGTCACGGGCGGCGCGGGTCTGGTGCGGGCCGGATCGCCCGGGGCCCTGGCGCTCGGCACGGGCGGTGAGGGGGAGTTGGAGCGGATGAACAGGGCGGCGCAGATCAATACGTTCGGCGGCGGGGTGAGCGAGGTGCAGCGGGAGATCGTGGCGACGATGCGCCTCGGGATGCGGAGGGGACGGCGGTGAGCGATCTTTCGTACGAGGCGCTGAAGGTCTTCGAGGGCAGGGCGGCCGCGACCTCGGGCGTGGGCAAGGACCGGGTCAACGAGCCGATGATCCGGCACTGGTGCGAGGCGATGGGGGACGCCAACTCCGCCTATTCCGGGGCGGATCCGATCGCGCCGCCGACCATGCTCCAGGCCTGGACGATGGGCGGGCTCTCCGGGCACCAGGGGCGCTCGGCCGCCCACGACGAACTGTTCGCCCTGCTCGACGGCGCGGGCTACACATCGGTGGTCGCCACCGACTGCGAGCAGGAGTATCTGCGGCCGCTGCGGCCGGGGGACGAGATCACCTTCGACGCGGTCATCGAATCGGTCTCGGAGCGCAAGACGACGAAGCTGGGCACGGGCCACTTCGTCACGACGCGGATGGATGTCAGGGCGGGCGGCGAACCGGCGGGGACCCACCGCTTCCGGATCCTCAAGTACGCACCCGCGCGGCGCAAACCGCAGGGCAAGCGACCCCGCCCGGTCATCAACAGGGACAACGCCGGGTTCTGGGAGGGTGTGGCGCGCCACCAGCTCCTGATCCAGCGCTGCGGTGACTGCCGGGCACTGCGCTTCCCCTGGCTGCCGGGCTGCAACGCCTGCGGATCGCTGGAGTGGGACATGGTCGAGGCGAGCGGCCAGGGCACCGTCTACTCGTACGTCGTCATGCACCATCCGCCCTTCCCCGCCTTCGATCCCCCGTACGCCGTGGCGCTCATCGACCTGGCGGAGGGGGTGCGCATGGTCAGCAATGTGGTGGGCGTGCCCAGCGACAAGGTGCGGATCGGGCAGCCCGTCCGGCTCGAATTCCAGCGGGTGGACAAGGAGTTGGAGCTTCCGGTGTTCCGGCCCGTCGAGGCCATGGAAGGGGGCGGGGTCTGACATGGACTTCACACCCACGGACGAGCAGACGGCCGCGCGGGAGCTCGCGGCGGAGATCTTCGGGGACCTGTCCACGCCCGAGCGGCTCGCGGCGGCGGGGACGGCATCGGACGCCGAGCTGTGGAAGGCGCTGTGCGCCGCGGGGCTGCCGGGTGCGGTGGAGGACGTGGGGCTGCTGGGGCTCGTGCTGCTGCTGGAGGAGCAGGGGCGGGTGACGGCCCAGGTGCCGCTGGCGGCGAGTTGTGTCTACGGCCTGCTCGCCGTGGCGGTCCATGGCACGGAGGAGCAGCGGGGGCGGCTGCTGCCGGGGCTGCGGGACGGCACGGCGGTCGCCACCGGGGCGTTTCCGGCGGGCGGTGGTGCGGTGGTGGCGTCCGCGCAGGAGGGTGCGACGGGGTTGGCGGAAGGGCCGGCGGGGTCGCCGGAAGCGCCGACGGGTTCGCTGACCGGAGCGGTGCCATGGGTGCCGTGGCTGCGGGATGCCACACACGTCCTGGTGGCTGTGCCGGATCGCATACGGCGGGGCGGCCACAGCCTATGGATGGTGCGGGTGGCCGACGCGGCGACCGAGCCGGTCGAGCTGACGGCGCCCTGGGCGGCCGGGCGGCTGGTGCTCGACGGGACTCCCGGGGAGCGGATCGGCGGGGTCGGGGCCCACGCCGATGTGCTGGCGAGTGCGCGGACGGCCTTCGCGGGGCTGCAGGCCGGTGTGTGCGCCGGATCGCTGGCCCGCGCGGTCGCCCACACCAACGAACGGGAGCAGTTCGGCCGGCCACTCGCGGCCAAGCAGGGGGTCCAACTCCGGGCTGCGGACGCCTATATGGACACGGAAGCGATACGCGTCACGGCGTACGAGGCGGCTTGGCGGCGCGACGCGTCGTTGGCGTACGGCGAGCATGCGCTGACCGCGGCGTGGTGGGCGTCGGAGGCGGGCAAGCGGGTCGTGCACGCGGGCCAGCATCTGCACGGAGGCATGGGCGCCGACCTCGACCACCCCGTGCACCGGCACTTCCTGTGGGGGCGCCAGCTGGACGCGTATCTGGGATGCGGGAGCGAAGTCCTCGCGGAACTGGGCGACTTGATCGCTGAAGAGGAGTCGGTATGAGAGGAGGCGGTGAGATGAGCGGGGGTGAGGGGATGAGCAGGGGCGTCGGGGTGAGCGTGGGCGACAGGCTGCCCGAGCTCACCATCCCGGTGACCCGGACGCTGATTGTCTCCGGTGCGATCGCGTCGCGGGACTACCAGGACGTGCACCACGACGCGGTGGCGGCACAGGAGAAGGGCTCCCCGGACATCTTCATGAACATCCTGACCACGAACGGCCTGGTCGGTCGGTACGTCACCGATCATTTCGGGTCCGGTGCCGTGCTCCGCAAGGTGGCGATACGGCTCGGGGCACCCAACTACCCAGGGGACACGATGGTGTTGATGGGCTCCGTCGAGCAGGTCGAGGGCGACACGGCCACGGTCAAGGTGGTCGGGGCCAACGGCATCGGCAAGCACGTCACCGGGACGGTCACGGTCTCGGTCACGGCGCCGGCTTCGGGTGGCGCGTCGGCAGGAGGCACGGCATGAGCGTGCGGACGCGCGATCGGCTCGGCGGGAAGGCGGCCGTCGTCGGCATCGGGGCCACCGAGTTCTCCAAGGACTCGGGGCGCAGCGAGCTCAGACTCGCCGTGGAGGCGGTGGGCGCGGCGCTCGACGACGCGGGACTCGGCCCCGGCGATGTCGACGGCATGGTCACGTTCACGATGGACACCAACCCGGAGATCACCGTCGCGCAGGCGGCCGGGATCGGGGAGCTCTCCTTCTTCTCGCGTGTCCACTACGGAGGCGGCGCGGCGTGCGCGACCGTCCAGCAGGCGGCGCTCGCGGTGGCGAGCGGAGTGGCCGAAGTGGTGGTCTGCTACCGGGCGTTCAACGAACGTT encodes:
- a CDS encoding ATP-binding protein, producing the protein MRHRTGIGRFPVQSIGAFTPWRGAKEVSGVALVVAREVPASSSMAVPHGPAGVGEARHRMREQLRRSGVSDSVVDDAVLILSELLSNACRHGRPLGQGLVGDGDVRAAWRVDAAGRLTVEVTDGGGPTRPVPATPSVTAHGGRGLNIITALADAWGVRDDTHGEVTVWVVVHAGHRHEDFATRVAAPSAAAIPDLAYADPFDDLD
- a CDS encoding glycerophosphodiester phosphodiesterase; this translates as MTLARQQQIQVVAHRGASEDAPEHTLAAYKKAVEDGADALECDVRLTADGHLVCVHDRRVNRTSNGRGAVSALELADLATLDFGSWKRNHAEADEGPDWEDTSVLTLERLLELVADSNASGRNVQLAIETKHPTRWAGQVEERLLLLLKRFGLDSPPTEGPSPVRIMSFSARSLHRVRAASPTLPTVYLMQFVSPRHRDGRLPEGVRIAGPGMRIVRNHPSYVAKLKRAGHQVHVWTVNEPEDVELCAELGVDAIITNRPKQVLSQLGRD
- a CDS encoding S1C family serine protease codes for the protein MSTENEGNEVPKAPSAPPVPVDTPAASADPAPPAGPAPHASGAAAGAWPPPPPPPAVPSYAQGGGAGSTWGASYAAQHPEGPKPAGRRGGLIAAVLVAALVAGGIGGGIGFWAADRNDDDATDSTTVSASDTPADLKREPGSVAGIANKALPSVVTIDAQGGNGEGGTGTGFVYDKQGHILTNNHVVASAADGGKLAATFSNGKKYDAEVVGRAEGYDVAVIKLKSKPADLKPLALGNSDRVAVGDSTIAIGAPFGLSNTVTTGIVSAKDRPVTSSDGASSKSSYMSALQTDASINPGNSGGPLLDSRGAVIGINSAIKPAESGGGLGGSGQSGSIGLGFAIPVNQAKYVAEQLIKNGQAVYPVIGASVSLGEDTGGATISQEGASGSQAVTPNGPADQAGLKPGDVITKLDDTVIDSGPTLIGQIWTHKPGDKVKITFERDGKERTVDVVLGQRKGES
- a CDS encoding sensor domain-containing protein, with the translated sequence MSTSTLPYAAAPSAPSAPFAAGPARSPGFWRAPFAAATYREIGYTVASLPIAVVGFTFAVTMFSLGMGLFVTVLGLPVLAAALAGARGLGAAERGRARAGLGLDVAGPAPVRTSPGEGAWAGRRARLADAAGWRALLFQVVMFPARVTSFVLTVTFLVTGWVVALLPAYSWVFPHYLDWPGYRVFDYTSGGEHHAYYLESPLQIAGASLLGLAIVFLTPKLVRALTNIDRAAVRSLLG
- a CDS encoding bifunctional DNA primase/polymerase, with the protein product MATIDRHATALALAHALSAAERGLAVIPLSRTKLPALRSPHHDQPEPTPCHGECGRPGHGVYDASTDPRRIRELFAAAPWASGYGIACGLPPHHLIGIDLDTKSGTDASAALRELALRHLFTIPATVVVVTPSGGRHIWLSGPPDAVIPNSAGRLAPGIDIRGAGGYLVGPGSRTEHGVYSTVPGTAQLPPGACPPALLRLLMPPARAHTGPSKPPVQHGQGLVQFVLAAHEGQRNTRLFWAACRAYENGIGETLSGELTDAAIRVGLTEHEARSTIASAARLTGHA
- a CDS encoding acyl-CoA dehydrogenase family protein; amino-acid sequence: MHLAPTERQQQLRSELRAYFRDLMPGGPPEGDDLEGQRRLLRRIGADGMLGLGWPVEYGGQGRGADEQFVFFDEAYRAGAPVSMVTLNTVGPTLMKYGTQEQKASFLPRILSGDLVFAIGYSEPSAGTDLASLRTRAVRVSEGSDEAWLIDGQKIFTSNAQNADWIWLACRTDPQAPKHQGISIILVPTAAPGFSWTPIETVGGLTTTATYYDGIRVPATNLVGEENGGWGLITNQLNHERVALAAIGMQAEDFYAAALAFARTPDPVTGERRIDAPWVRSRLAEARARLAATRLVNWRLVGEVGAGRLAPGDASGVKFMGTESAVEVYRICQEVTGGAGLVRAGSPGALALGTGGEGELERMNRAAQINTFGGGVSEVQREIVATMRLGMRRGRR
- a CDS encoding bifunctional MaoC family dehydratase N-terminal/OB-fold nucleic acid binding domain-containing protein, with the translated sequence MSDLSYEALKVFEGRAAATSGVGKDRVNEPMIRHWCEAMGDANSAYSGADPIAPPTMLQAWTMGGLSGHQGRSAAHDELFALLDGAGYTSVVATDCEQEYLRPLRPGDEITFDAVIESVSERKTTKLGTGHFVTTRMDVRAGGEPAGTHRFRILKYAPARRKPQGKRPRPVINRDNAGFWEGVARHQLLIQRCGDCRALRFPWLPGCNACGSLEWDMVEASGQGTVYSYVVMHHPPFPAFDPPYAVALIDLAEGVRMVSNVVGVPSDKVRIGQPVRLEFQRVDKELELPVFRPVEAMEGGGV
- a CDS encoding acyl-CoA dehydrogenase family protein, whose translation is MDFTPTDEQTAARELAAEIFGDLSTPERLAAAGTASDAELWKALCAAGLPGAVEDVGLLGLVLLLEEQGRVTAQVPLAASCVYGLLAVAVHGTEEQRGRLLPGLRDGTAVATGAFPAGGGAVVASAQEGATGLAEGPAGSPEAPTGSLTGAVPWVPWLRDATHVLVAVPDRIRRGGHSLWMVRVADAATEPVELTAPWAAGRLVLDGTPGERIGGVGAHADVLASARTAFAGLQAGVCAGSLARAVAHTNEREQFGRPLAAKQGVQLRAADAYMDTEAIRVTAYEAAWRRDASLAYGEHALTAAWWASEAGKRVVHAGQHLHGGMGADLDHPVHRHFLWGRQLDAYLGCGSEVLAELGDLIAEEESV
- a CDS encoding MaoC family dehydratase: MSVGDRLPELTIPVTRTLIVSGAIASRDYQDVHHDAVAAQEKGSPDIFMNILTTNGLVGRYVTDHFGSGAVLRKVAIRLGAPNYPGDTMVLMGSVEQVEGDTATVKVVGANGIGKHVTGTVTVSVTAPASGGASAGGTA